The proteins below come from a single Odontesthes bonariensis isolate fOdoBon6 chromosome 18, fOdoBon6.hap1, whole genome shotgun sequence genomic window:
- the hepacam2 gene encoding HEPACAM family member 2: MEATGRTALWVCSVLFVLTEVSSKLINIPSLVHHGIEGKSLLLSVETHFPLDEVEIQGTWSHTKLSGTRTTLVTFTKDVSIPNMVYSDNLVFRKPNVSLLIQKLNQDDEGDYHLSLNIKFHNKTGLVIKEERTVHVTVDVPVSSPVIAKSPSYAVIEDKANVTWTCSVKRGTRVAFQWLRDNVPLAPSERYHFTHDNSTLLISPVRKEDKGTYRCAVSNPVSQSRDSRSVELNVYYGPYNLEVNSGQGLRTGEVFTINPGELVFFDCQADSNPPNSYVWISKNRNATQIITEGPRLEVRSYRLAQAEEYLCRAFNNVTQKQDEAQFTLVVASLGTGKEKHTQDGGSLSQLAAIAVSSFFIFGCMLLFFLRKTCHPKRVLMSIYNRPFAEQKRPHRSGHEDATEDFGIYEFVSIPGKMESTQVSSRSLSRLESIQDMHTTIYDVIRHVPETPSHSLLK, from the exons ATGGAGGCCACCGGAAGGACAGCGCTGTGGGTCTGCTCTGTTCTTTTTGTCTTAACAG AGGTCAGCTCCAAATTAATCAATATCCCTTCACTGGTTCATCATGGCATCGAAGGGAAGTCCCTGCTTCTGTCTGTTGAGACCCACTTTCCATTGGATGAAGTTGAGATCCAGGGAACTTGGTCTCACACCAAGCTGAGTGGCACCAGGACCACATTGGTCACATTTACCAAAGACGTTTCAATCCCTAACATGGTGTACAGCGACAACCTTGTCTTCAGAAAACCCAACGTGTCTTTGCTGATCCAAAAACTAAACCAAGACGATGAAGGGGATTACCACCTGAGCCTCAACATAAAGTTTCATAACAAAACAGGACTGGTTATCAAGGAAGAGAGAACTGTTCATGTAACAGTAGACG TCCCTGTCTCCTCTCCAGTCATTGCGAAGAGCCCATCTTATGCAGTCATAGAAGACAAAGCAAATGTAACTTGGACTTGTTCTGTTAAGAGAGGGACAAGAGTTGCGTTTCAGTGGCTTAGGGATAATGTCCCACTGGCTCCCAGTGAGAGATACCACTTCACTCACGACAACTCCACGCTGCTTATCAGCCCTGTGAGAAAAGAGGACAAGGGAACGTATCGCTGTGCGGTCAGCAATCCAGTAAGCCAGAGCCGGGACAGCAGATCGGTGGAACTCAATGTGTACT ATGGCCCCTACAACTTGGAGGTGAACTCTGGGCAGGGCCTTCGGACAGGGGAGGTGTTCACCATCAACCCTGGAGAGCTGGTCTTTTTTGACTGCCAAGCCGACTCCAACCCACCAAACAGTTACGTCTGGATCTCCAAGAACCGCAATGCAACTCAAATAATCACTGAGGGCCCACGGCTGGAGGTGCGCTCCTACAGACTCGCCCAGGCCGAAGAGTACCTGTGTCGTGCCTTCAACAATGTGACACAGAAACAGGACGAGGCCCAGTTCACTCTGGTGGTGGCCAGCTTAGGAACAG GCAAAGAGAAGCACACCCAGGACGGTGGATCTTTGTCTCAGCTGGCAGCCATTGCTGTcagctctttttttattttcggCTGCATGCTGCTGTTCTTCCTCAGGAAAACGTGCCATCCCAAGAGAG TGCTCATGAGCATTTATAACAG ACCATTTGCAGAGCAGAAAAGGCCTCATCGTTCAG GCCATGAGGATGCAACAGAGGATTTCGGCATCTATGAGTTTGTCTCCATACCGGGGAAAATGGAATCTACACAG GTGTCAAGCAGGTCCCTCTCTCGCCTCGAGTCTATCCAGGATATGCACACCACCATCTACGATGTGATCAGACATGTTCCTGAAACCCCCAGTCACAGTTTGCTCAAGTAA